In the genome of Cutibacterium equinum, one region contains:
- a CDS encoding ABC transporter substrate-binding protein, translated as MSGCIKSGSFDKNQDYFPDKVTFTGAKQAKVSYHKSYKVMTLGQGKSAQTLVLLQCGAPKPSLTGDLAKAKVINVPVKRVAASSTTQVPVFQTLNSLDTIVGVNQLKQIYHGPAREALEARHVPSYGSSQMTSDPEKIIALKPDVVLAASSAIEEFKQVESAGIPVLQDLDYLESDPLARAEWMKTYGILLNKEKDATKTYDDIAKRYNEVEEKAKNATAKPSVLVGQETKGQWYVPAADSYMVRFMTDAGATNAMGKAVTGTGSTPTDSEVVFKYGSMADFWLNGNYMARTTWHSKADALKQNPRYGNLSAFKAGKVWNPTKRTAPDTGNDFWQSGVVQPDVVLKDLTYIFHPELMSGYTPYYYQKLG; from the coding sequence ATGTCCGGGTGCATCAAGTCGGGGTCCTTCGACAAGAACCAGGACTACTTCCCCGACAAGGTGACCTTCACCGGGGCGAAGCAGGCGAAGGTCAGCTACCACAAGTCCTACAAGGTCATGACGCTCGGCCAGGGGAAGTCTGCACAGACCCTTGTCCTGCTGCAGTGTGGAGCTCCCAAGCCGTCCCTGACCGGTGACCTCGCCAAGGCCAAGGTCATCAACGTGCCGGTCAAGAGGGTTGCCGCTTCCTCCACCACGCAGGTGCCGGTCTTCCAGACTCTCAACTCGTTGGACACCATCGTCGGCGTCAACCAGCTCAAGCAGATTTACCACGGCCCGGCTCGCGAGGCCCTTGAGGCCCGTCACGTCCCCAGCTATGGATCCTCCCAGATGACCAGCGACCCGGAGAAGATCATCGCCCTCAAGCCCGACGTCGTGCTGGCCGCCAGTTCCGCCATCGAGGAGTTCAAGCAGGTCGAGTCGGCAGGCATTCCCGTACTGCAAGACCTTGACTACCTTGAGTCCGATCCCTTGGCCCGGGCTGAATGGATGAAGACCTACGGCATCCTCCTCAACAAGGAGAAGGATGCCACCAAGACCTACGACGACATCGCCAAGCGCTACAACGAGGTCGAGGAGAAGGCCAAGAACGCCACGGCCAAGCCCAGTGTTCTCGTCGGCCAGGAGACGAAGGGCCAGTGGTACGTGCCCGCCGCTGATTCCTACATGGTCCGGTTCATGACTGACGCCGGTGCCACCAACGCCATGGGGAAGGCCGTCACCGGAACGGGAAGTACCCCGACTGATTCCGAGGTCGTCTTCAAATACGGGTCGATGGCTGATTTCTGGCTCAACGGCAACTACATGGCCCGCACCACGTGGCACTCCAAGGCTGACGCCCTCAAGCAGAACCCTCGCTACGGCAACCTGTCGGCATTCAAGGCAGGCAAGGTGTGGAACCCGACCAAGCGAACGGCTCCCGACACCGGCAACGACTTCTGGCAGTCCGGAGTCGTCCAGCCTGACGTCGTCCTCAAGGACCTCACCTACATCTTCCACCCCGAGCTCATGTCCGGGTACACCCCGTACTACTACCAGAAACTCGGCTGA
- a CDS encoding AIR synthase related protein encodes MTVLNVSSTPLPVTRRRDLLMADVPASRLVIACDAIGGIGPRPDDSYPADPVWCAHLGARVPLLEVLCAGARPLILVNTLCQDEESARPMIEEFRRCAIAAGIDPSAVTGSTEDNVATTQTGIGVTIIGVMAEGELPKAHDGDVLVCIGAPISAPDDDVSPGRREIVAVGEVRELVASGKVHDCVPVGSHGVAWEAEQLASTAGLRATFLDTEVDLAHSGGPSTCLVVACDEGDVEKLRGVVAPERPWEIIGRLTSGS; translated from the coding sequence GTGACCGTCCTGAATGTCTCCTCGACCCCACTCCCCGTCACGAGGCGCCGTGACCTGCTCATGGCCGACGTCCCGGCATCTCGTCTGGTCATTGCCTGCGACGCCATCGGCGGAATCGGTCCACGTCCTGACGACTCCTACCCGGCCGACCCGGTTTGGTGCGCCCATCTGGGAGCGCGGGTGCCCCTCCTGGAGGTGCTGTGCGCCGGTGCCCGTCCCCTCATCCTCGTCAACACCCTGTGCCAGGACGAGGAGTCGGCACGTCCCATGATCGAGGAATTCCGACGCTGTGCGATCGCCGCCGGGATTGACCCCTCCGCAGTGACGGGATCGACGGAGGACAACGTCGCGACGACCCAGACCGGGATTGGCGTGACGATCATCGGCGTCATGGCAGAAGGAGAACTTCCCAAGGCCCATGACGGTGACGTCCTGGTGTGCATCGGCGCTCCCATCTCAGCCCCTGACGACGACGTTTCCCCTGGCCGACGCGAGATCGTGGCCGTCGGGGAGGTTCGCGAGCTGGTGGCCTCGGGGAAGGTTCACGACTGCGTCCCGGTGGGTTCTCACGGGGTGGCGTGGGAGGCCGAGCAGCTTGCCTCCACTGCTGGGCTGCGGGCCACCTTCCTCGACACCGAGGTTGACCTGGCCCACTCCGGCGGGCCGTCGACCTGCCTCGTGGTGGCCTGTGATGAGGGTGACGTCGAGAAGCTGCGCGGTGTGGTGGCTCCGGAACGGCCATGGGAGATCATCGGCCGGCTGACGTCGGGGTCCTGA
- a CDS encoding oleate hydratase, whose translation MTNFQKIYQRSFPVSPDGNPFVHNDLGRYTMNHPVPPDGIAERKAYLVGSGIAALTAAVLLIRDAKMPAENITILEELHQPGGAFDGNGDTEKGFIARGGREMEQHFECFWDVMKDIPALEMPEPYSVMDEFRIVNENDPNVSHCRIINNQGQKRSAYKMGINKKGQLAVIKLLLAKESDTYYKSIEDWFDDDFLNSTFYTLWKTMFAFEQWQSLTEFKRYMHRFLHLLPGFSDLSCLRFSRYNQYDSFVVPLVKWLTEQGVNFQYDTLVYDVDLEITAHRKVARGILWRDKDGGEHRIDMAPTDLVFVTNGSLTESTGYGDMDHPAPYNKDEVAGWELWRNLVRRSPVFGRPDVFCSDADKTVWQSISFNFIGEDHPFLQKIRELTGNDPLSGRTVTGGIITAEDSSWCVSLTMNRQPQFHGQPKDWGVAWAYGLYPFEKGDIVKKSMLECTGEELLKEYCYHFGLLDQFEEIKARTKVRIATMPWITAFFMPRGKGDRPEVIPDGCVNLACLGQFVETPDDCIFTTEGSARTAMMAVYGLLNLDRDIPPIWPAQYDIRALLASAKTLNDGKLPGGRMLSLLLRNTYYEDILP comes from the coding sequence ATGACGAACTTCCAAAAGATCTATCAGCGCAGCTTTCCGGTCAGCCCGGATGGCAACCCCTTCGTCCATAACGATCTTGGGCGTTACACCATGAACCACCCCGTGCCCCCGGACGGCATCGCTGAGCGCAAGGCGTACCTGGTCGGCTCTGGTATCGCTGCTCTGACGGCAGCCGTCCTCCTCATCCGCGACGCGAAGATGCCAGCCGAGAACATCACAATCCTCGAGGAGCTGCACCAGCCCGGCGGAGCCTTCGACGGTAACGGCGACACGGAGAAGGGCTTCATCGCCCGTGGCGGTCGTGAGATGGAGCAGCACTTCGAGTGCTTCTGGGACGTTATGAAGGACATCCCCGCACTTGAGATGCCTGAGCCCTACAGCGTCATGGACGAGTTCCGCATCGTCAATGAGAACGATCCGAACGTCAGCCACTGCCGCATCATCAACAACCAGGGCCAGAAGCGCTCGGCCTACAAGATGGGCATCAACAAGAAGGGGCAGCTCGCTGTTATCAAACTCCTGCTGGCCAAGGAGTCCGACACCTACTACAAGTCCATTGAGGACTGGTTCGACGACGACTTCCTGAACTCCACCTTCTACACGCTGTGGAAGACGATGTTCGCCTTCGAGCAGTGGCAGTCCCTGACCGAGTTCAAGCGCTACATGCACCGCTTCCTGCATCTGCTGCCCGGCTTCTCCGACCTGTCCTGCCTGCGCTTCAGCCGTTACAACCAGTACGACTCCTTCGTCGTCCCGCTGGTCAAGTGGCTGACCGAGCAAGGTGTGAATTTCCAGTACGACACCTTGGTCTACGACGTCGACCTGGAGATCACCGCCCACCGCAAGGTCGCCCGAGGCATCCTGTGGCGCGACAAGGATGGCGGCGAGCACCGCATCGACATGGCCCCGACGGACCTTGTCTTCGTGACGAATGGTTCCCTCACCGAGAGCACCGGCTACGGTGACATGGACCATCCCGCCCCCTACAACAAGGACGAGGTCGCCGGTTGGGAGCTGTGGCGCAACCTGGTTCGTCGCTCCCCCGTGTTCGGTCGCCCCGACGTCTTCTGCAGCGATGCCGACAAGACGGTGTGGCAGTCGATCAGCTTCAACTTCATCGGTGAGGACCACCCGTTCCTGCAAAAGATCCGTGAGCTGACGGGCAACGATCCGTTGTCCGGCCGCACGGTCACCGGCGGCATCATCACCGCCGAGGATTCCTCGTGGTGTGTCTCCCTGACGATGAACCGTCAGCCGCAGTTCCACGGCCAACCGAAGGACTGGGGCGTCGCCTGGGCCTACGGCCTGTACCCGTTCGAGAAGGGCGACATCGTCAAGAAGTCGATGCTGGAATGCACCGGCGAGGAGCTGCTCAAGGAGTACTGCTACCACTTCGGCCTGCTCGACCAATTCGAAGAGATCAAGGCCCGCACCAAGGTTCGCATTGCGACGATGCCGTGGATCACCGCCTTCTTCATGCCTCGTGGCAAGGGAGATCGCCCGGAGGTCATCCCCGACGGTTGCGTCAACCTGGCCTGCCTGGGCCAGTTCGTCGAAACCCCGGATGACTGCATCTTCACCACTGAGGGCTCGGCCCGTACCGCAATGATGGCCGTGTACGGTCTGCTCAACCTGGACCGTGACATCCCGCCGATTTGGCCTGCCCAGTACGACATCCGCGCACTGCTGGCCTCTGCCAAGACTCTCAACGACGGCAAACTGCCCGGCGGTCGGATGCTGTCGTTGCTGCTGCGCAACACCTACTACGAGGACATCCTGCCGTGA
- a CDS encoding tyrosine-type recombinase/integrase produces the protein MHPLSMGELRALADEIDQGRDVPVPASVLAMLDLSRDPAEPLVRGARGGRLHEDSWRGRQFRPACDRLGWDGVRIHDLRHTAASLAIASGADVKTVQRMRGHASATMTLDLYGHLWDRGLDDVADRMDAMMTTRDRTQSVPLSPD, from the coding sequence GTGCACCCGTTGAGCATGGGCGAGCTGCGAGCTCTGGCCGACGAGATTGACCAGGGCCGCGATGTGCCGGTGCCTGCGTCGGTACTGGCGATGCTCGATCTGTCCCGCGACCCGGCTGAGCCGTTGGTGCGCGGGGCACGTGGTGGGCGGCTGCACGAGGATTCATGGCGGGGTCGGCAGTTCCGTCCGGCCTGTGACCGGCTGGGCTGGGATGGGGTGCGTATCCACGATCTGCGGCACACGGCTGCTTCGCTGGCCATCGCCAGTGGGGCCGACGTCAAGACCGTGCAGCGGATGCGCGGGCATGCGTCGGCGACGATGACACTGGACCTGTACGGGCATCTGTGGGATCGGGGGCTGGATGATGTGGCGGATCGCATGGACGCCATGATGACAACCAGGGACCGTACCCAATCCGTACCGTTGTCTCCTGACTAG
- a CDS encoding Ltp family lipoprotein: MSNQYPTTGPSTNEKGKKAKGWGCAAIVVAAIIALASIAGGDNGDNAASPSDTSTSEVLTETQEVEDTSTSEDASTDVASDASTEATEEEAPDATVDATAAETEEASAEEADVPIEYQNALAMAQDYSDTMFMSKKGIYDQLTSEYGEKFPAKAAQYAVDNVDADWNANALAMAKDYQETMNMSKAAIRDQLASEYGEQFTKAQADYAVKHLP, encoded by the coding sequence ATGTCCAACCAGTACCCCACCACGGGTCCCAGCACTAACGAGAAGGGCAAGAAGGCGAAGGGTTGGGGCTGCGCCGCCATCGTGGTGGCTGCCATCATTGCCCTCGCATCTATTGCGGGAGGCGACAACGGCGACAACGCTGCCAGCCCGAGCGACACCTCAACCTCAGAGGTGCTTACGGAGACGCAGGAGGTCGAGGATACGTCGACATCCGAGGATGCGTCGACCGACGTGGCTAGCGACGCGAGTACGGAAGCGACTGAGGAGGAGGCGCCCGATGCGACTGTCGACGCCACCGCAGCGGAGACTGAGGAAGCTTCCGCCGAAGAGGCCGATGTTCCGATCGAATACCAGAACGCCCTAGCGATGGCCCAGGATTACAGCGACACGATGTTCATGTCCAAAAAGGGCATTTACGACCAACTGACAAGCGAGTATGGTGAGAAGTTCCCAGCTAAAGCAGCGCAGTACGCGGTAGATAATGTCGACGCCGACTGGAACGCCAACGCTCTGGCAATGGCCAAGGACTACCAGGAAACGATGAACATGTCCAAGGCTGCGATCCGCGACCAGCTGGCGAGCGAGTACGGTGAGCAATTCACCAAGGCCCAGGCGGACTACGCGGTCAAGCATCTACCGTGA
- a CDS encoding M16 family metallopeptidase has protein sequence MPGQRIITVEIGLDAPLGAEPAGLEGLAELVVRTADESTGPHPDAAFAEAMESIGASYDGSAGMAGSHVGVDVPVTRFNVAAELFVELLKATSLAPADISRQVDVARASLAQTSQRGSALAGLAAARALWPEGSRSSLPTIGTLASVEKLDAEAARQFWAAHWTLSDAVLVVAGEGAEDLDLSVFEQWTASESPAEVPSTTPRDGGPQVILVDRPDAVQADVRIQQATVGRAHPGWAALKVACGALGGTFGSRLNQVLREDKGWSYGVGMSARPLPDGGVATVSGSFRTEVGADAVAEALTILSSDDDLRDDEVDAARDYSVGIAPLQYDTAGAVAHQVAALVRAGLAPSWVDDHLAAVASVQADGQEWSANAAWRQLLNPDGWRIGICGKAEDLAPALAERGLEAVVVSPTDMLS, from the coding sequence ATGCCCGGTCAGCGCATCATCACGGTGGAAATCGGGTTGGATGCACCCCTGGGTGCTGAGCCTGCTGGCCTCGAGGGGCTTGCCGAACTCGTCGTCCGTACTGCCGACGAGTCGACCGGACCGCACCCTGATGCCGCCTTCGCCGAGGCAATGGAATCGATCGGGGCCAGCTATGACGGGTCGGCCGGGATGGCTGGCAGCCACGTCGGTGTCGACGTTCCTGTGACAAGGTTCAACGTGGCCGCCGAACTCTTCGTCGAGCTGCTGAAGGCCACCAGCCTCGCCCCGGCCGACATCTCCCGTCAGGTCGACGTGGCCCGAGCGTCTTTGGCTCAGACCAGCCAGCGTGGATCAGCCTTGGCCGGACTGGCTGCAGCCCGTGCTCTCTGGCCAGAGGGGTCGCGGTCCTCCCTGCCCACTATCGGCACCCTCGCATCAGTGGAGAAGCTCGACGCCGAGGCAGCCCGGCAGTTCTGGGCCGCGCACTGGACCCTCAGCGACGCCGTGCTCGTGGTCGCTGGCGAAGGTGCCGAGGACCTTGACCTGTCGGTGTTCGAGCAGTGGACCGCCAGCGAGTCACCGGCGGAGGTCCCCTCGACGACGCCTCGGGATGGTGGGCCGCAGGTGATCCTCGTCGACCGTCCCGACGCCGTGCAGGCCGATGTGAGAATCCAACAGGCGACAGTGGGACGGGCCCACCCGGGATGGGCAGCCCTCAAGGTGGCTTGCGGCGCCCTGGGCGGAACCTTCGGGTCACGGCTCAACCAGGTGCTACGCGAGGACAAGGGATGGTCCTACGGGGTTGGGATGTCGGCTCGTCCGCTGCCCGACGGCGGCGTGGCGACGGTCTCGGGGTCCTTCCGGACCGAGGTCGGGGCTGACGCCGTCGCCGAGGCGTTGACCATTCTCTCCTCCGATGACGACCTGCGTGACGACGAGGTCGATGCCGCCCGTGACTACTCGGTGGGGATTGCCCCGCTGCAGTACGACACCGCCGGAGCGGTGGCCCACCAAGTGGCGGCCCTGGTCCGGGCTGGTTTGGCGCCGAGCTGGGTTGACGATCACTTGGCGGCAGTGGCGTCGGTGCAGGCGGATGGCCAGGAATGGTCGGCCAACGCTGCGTGGCGTCAGCTCCTCAACCCGGACGGCTGGCGGATCGGCATTTGCGGCAAGGCGGAGGACCTGGCCCCGGCCCTGGCCGAGCGTGGGCTGGAGGCAGTCGTCGTCAGCCCGACCGACATGCTGTCGTAG
- a CDS encoding M16 family metallopeptidase codes for MLGSMSEGLQLHRTTLDNGMRVVVNPDTTSPGVAVNIWYQVGSADEEAGHFGFAHLFEHLMFSGTTSGIASSEHLATIESVGGSANASTSFDRTNYYETVPAGALELALWLEAERLAHLAVTEENLATQREVVKEEKRQRYDNTPYGDLLDLLLDGRFGQAHPYGHPTIGSVPDLDAACLDDVTDFHSTWYRPDNAVLVMSGCVETDEGLALAEKYLGAVPAATGDLPTRIQGPVRHDNPRMVVERPVPRTAVTRSWATPPITDPDSLAVAMAIDVIGSGMSSRLIRTLERERHLVDGVAMNDFGLSRGSSAALVSAHLKPGVPEEELTGAVDEIIADFAANGPLNSELERARAQVERGWLESLAVVDERADLLNMHETLLGDANLVNTHLDRVRAITADQVAEAAKRWFSPDQASTVIHKEA; via the coding sequence ATGCTCGGATCCATGTCAGAAGGCCTCCAGCTACACCGCACGACCCTCGACAACGGGATGCGCGTGGTCGTCAACCCGGACACCACCTCGCCCGGAGTCGCCGTCAACATCTGGTACCAGGTGGGGTCGGCTGACGAGGAGGCCGGCCATTTCGGCTTCGCCCACCTCTTCGAACACCTGATGTTCTCTGGCACCACGAGTGGCATCGCGTCGAGCGAACACCTGGCCACCATTGAGTCGGTGGGTGGATCGGCCAATGCGTCGACCAGTTTCGACCGCACCAACTACTACGAGACGGTTCCTGCCGGGGCCCTGGAACTGGCGTTGTGGTTGGAGGCCGAACGGTTGGCCCATCTGGCCGTTACTGAGGAGAACCTCGCCACCCAGCGGGAGGTCGTCAAGGAGGAGAAGCGGCAACGCTACGACAACACCCCTTATGGCGACCTGCTCGATCTGCTCCTCGATGGGCGATTCGGACAGGCGCACCCCTACGGCCACCCGACCATCGGGTCGGTGCCCGATCTGGACGCCGCCTGCCTTGACGACGTGACGGACTTCCATTCCACCTGGTATCGGCCTGACAACGCTGTTCTCGTCATGTCCGGGTGCGTCGAGACCGACGAGGGTCTGGCCCTCGCCGAAAAGTACCTGGGCGCAGTGCCCGCTGCCACGGGGGATCTCCCGACGCGCATTCAGGGACCCGTTCGCCACGACAACCCGAGGATGGTCGTCGAGCGCCCGGTGCCGCGAACCGCAGTAACCCGGTCCTGGGCCACCCCGCCCATCACCGACCCCGACAGTCTCGCTGTGGCGATGGCCATTGACGTCATCGGGTCCGGGATGAGTTCGCGTCTCATCCGCACCCTGGAACGGGAGCGCCACCTGGTCGATGGGGTCGCGATGAACGACTTCGGCCTGTCGCGGGGGTCCTCGGCTGCCTTGGTGTCGGCCCACCTCAAGCCGGGGGTTCCCGAGGAGGAATTGACCGGGGCCGTCGATGAGATCATTGCCGATTTTGCCGCCAATGGTCCGCTGAACTCCGAGCTGGAGCGAGCCCGAGCCCAAGTGGAACGGGGGTGGTTGGAGTCCTTGGCCGTCGTCGACGAACGAGCTGACCTGCTCAACATGCACGAGACCTTGTTGGGAGATGCCAACCTCGTCAACACCCACCTCGACCGGGTGCGTGCGATCACCGCCGATCAGGTCGCCGAGGCCGCGAAACGGTGGTTTTCCCCGGACCAAGCATCGACTGTCATCCACAAGGAGGCGTGA
- a CDS encoding DUF5318 family protein yields MQTQRNVVSHALQRRHTLEALLRPQVDLNAPTACDADPMLVRAAMHHGEPLDHDCPVCESPRLVLLRHVFGHQLGQYSGRIRTLDELEEMEHQFGEFHVYEVEVCPDCLWNHILVDYVLGDGRRRRPPRHQPTVEDIYG; encoded by the coding sequence ATGCAGACGCAGCGAAACGTGGTGTCCCACGCCCTGCAACGCCGTCACACCCTGGAGGCGTTGCTCCGCCCCCAGGTCGACCTCAATGCCCCCACGGCATGTGACGCCGACCCCATGTTGGTGCGCGCCGCCATGCATCATGGAGAGCCCCTCGACCACGACTGCCCAGTCTGTGAGTCCCCGCGACTGGTTCTGCTGCGCCATGTCTTCGGCCACCAGCTGGGCCAGTACTCGGGACGTATCCGCACGCTTGACGAACTGGAGGAGATGGAGCACCAGTTCGGTGAGTTCCACGTCTACGAGGTTGAGGTTTGCCCCGACTGCCTGTGGAACCACATCCTCGTCGACTACGTCCTGGGGGATGGTCGACGCCGTCGCCCACCTCGCCATCAGCCGACCGTGGAGGACATTTATGGCTGA
- a CDS encoding transglycosylase domain-containing protein: MADHKPAKRPARRAAPASRGAARSARPAARPKRGRHGKLKKFLWGLLVTILSLAIIAVVGVFVAYQRTELPDPNHDFQTNTSFIYYRDGSRLGSFSVQNRQSIPYESMPEDLRNAVISAENRTFWTDPGISAKGMLRAAWTIARGGEMQGGSTITQQYIKVLYLSQERTMSRKFKELLLAVKMGKEVSKQDILAGYLNTIYFGRGAYGVQAAAKAFFYTDASKLTLSQSAVLASVLNSPANFDPSGGVAARERLLQRYRYVLDGMLEAGNITQAQHDEAYRELPKFPKVPDYNRWAGTDGYLMKMVHDELIAKGFSDQQIKGGGLKVTTTLDRKDQKAAVAAGQKYKKIAGRNAGSKGAENLHPALASVDVKTGGVLAMYGGDDYISNTRNWARTPRPAASTFKTYAVIAGMRHGFSLRSRLEGNAFTPDGDTTKVRNENNRNYGTVSLRRATAKSINTAFVDMVSRMKDGPKAVVKAANDAGVPKGTAWDLNNRIALGTAEVSPLAQAGGYATIANDGKKVAPHVVDKVVDQSGKTVYHAPSPSQRAVEADISHDVTYALQSVVEEGTGRLVADFDHQVAGKTGTSGVGDTVTAAWFVAYTKQISTAVMFVAGDSGNENLDPYAREGASGFHGGDYPARTWLDYMKTAMNGMPHKSFADPEWVNLSGKHYGQTERPELSDDEDSSKTPDNSNSDDPGSPNESSTPTPTVSSTPSSEPSSTPGSRPSSTASPEPSKPSAATTKPTPTRHPTRTIKPTHSGRPTPRDTTRGGVRPGVGEHNG, from the coding sequence ATGGCTGATCACAAACCTGCCAAGCGGCCAGCTCGCCGAGCAGCCCCCGCGTCCAGGGGTGCCGCCCGGTCGGCTCGTCCCGCAGCCCGGCCCAAGCGAGGCCGTCACGGCAAGTTGAAGAAGTTCTTGTGGGGCCTGCTGGTGACGATCCTGTCGCTGGCGATCATCGCGGTCGTTGGTGTCTTCGTCGCCTATCAACGCACCGAGCTGCCCGACCCCAACCACGACTTCCAGACGAACACATCGTTCATCTATTACCGAGACGGCAGCCGGCTCGGCTCCTTCTCGGTACAGAACCGTCAGTCGATTCCGTATGAGTCGATGCCCGAGGACCTGCGCAATGCCGTCATCTCGGCCGAGAACCGCACCTTCTGGACAGACCCCGGCATCTCGGCCAAGGGCATGCTGCGCGCAGCGTGGACCATCGCTCGCGGTGGCGAGATGCAAGGTGGCTCGACGATCACCCAGCAGTACATCAAGGTGTTGTACCTGTCCCAGGAACGCACCATGAGCCGGAAGTTCAAGGAGCTCCTCCTCGCGGTCAAGATGGGGAAGGAGGTGTCCAAACAGGACATTCTTGCCGGCTACCTCAACACCATTTATTTCGGCCGCGGTGCCTATGGGGTTCAGGCTGCCGCGAAGGCGTTCTTCTACACCGACGCATCCAAGCTCACCTTGTCCCAGTCAGCAGTGCTCGCCTCGGTCCTCAACAGCCCGGCGAACTTCGACCCCAGCGGGGGAGTGGCCGCCCGAGAGAGGTTGCTGCAGCGTTACCGGTATGTCCTTGACGGCATGCTCGAGGCCGGCAATATCACCCAGGCCCAGCACGATGAGGCTTACCGTGAGCTGCCGAAGTTCCCGAAGGTTCCCGACTACAACCGGTGGGCCGGAACCGACGGCTACCTCATGAAGATGGTTCATGACGAACTCATCGCGAAGGGATTCTCAGACCAACAGATCAAGGGTGGCGGGCTCAAGGTGACGACCACTCTCGATCGCAAGGATCAGAAGGCAGCGGTGGCGGCCGGGCAGAAGTACAAGAAGATTGCAGGTCGCAACGCCGGCTCCAAGGGCGCCGAGAATCTTCATCCTGCCCTGGCCTCGGTCGACGTCAAGACTGGTGGTGTGTTGGCCATGTACGGCGGCGACGACTACATTTCCAACACCCGCAACTGGGCTCGCACCCCGCGACCAGCAGCGTCCACGTTCAAGACTTACGCGGTAATCGCGGGGATGCGCCACGGTTTCAGCCTGCGCTCCCGGTTGGAAGGCAACGCCTTCACGCCCGACGGCGACACGACCAAGGTCCGAAATGAGAACAACCGGAACTACGGCACCGTCAGTCTGCGTCGAGCCACCGCGAAGTCGATCAACACTGCTTTCGTCGACATGGTCTCGCGGATGAAGGACGGTCCGAAGGCTGTCGTCAAGGCCGCCAACGACGCCGGAGTTCCCAAGGGCACCGCATGGGATCTCAACAACCGAATCGCTCTGGGCACCGCCGAGGTGAGCCCGCTGGCCCAGGCTGGCGGCTATGCGACCATCGCCAATGATGGGAAGAAGGTTGCCCCTCACGTGGTGGACAAGGTGGTTGACCAGTCAGGCAAAACCGTCTACCACGCTCCTTCGCCGTCTCAGCGGGCTGTTGAGGCTGACATCAGCCACGACGTCACGTACGCCTTGCAGTCGGTGGTCGAGGAGGGCACCGGTCGACTCGTGGCCGACTTTGACCATCAGGTGGCTGGTAAGACCGGTACGTCCGGTGTCGGGGACACGGTGACAGCGGCCTGGTTCGTGGCCTATACCAAGCAGATCTCCACGGCCGTCATGTTCGTTGCAGGTGACAGCGGAAATGAGAACCTCGATCCTTACGCTCGCGAGGGGGCCAGTGGCTTCCACGGTGGTGATTACCCGGCGCGAACCTGGCTGGACTACATGAAGACGGCGATGAACGGGATGCCTCATAAGTCCTTCGCCGACCCGGAATGGGTGAATTTGTCGGGCAAACACTACGGTCAGACCGAGCGTCCGGAACTATCCGATGACGAGGATTCGTCGAAAACCCCCGACAATTCGAACTCCGATGATCCCGGGTCCCCGAATGAATCGTCGACCCCGACCCCCACGGTCTCGTCGACGCCGAGTTCCGAGCCCTCGTCGACTCCCGGTTCCAGGCCCTCGTCGACGGCCAGTCCCGAGCCTTCCAAGCCCTCTGCGGCGACGACCAAACCGACCCCTACCCGGCATCCAACCCGCACCATCAAACCGACGCACTCGGGCCGTCCGACTCCGCGAGATACGACGCGCGGCGGAGTCCGACCGGGCGTGGGCGAACACAATGGGTAG